A section of the Marinoscillum sp. 108 genome encodes:
- a CDS encoding alpha/beta hydrolase: MMEQRHITFQHTTPYGVLNELTENTRRIWLVFHGYGQLSRYFLRKFEGLNPEENYVIAPQGISKTYLEGFSGRVGASWMTSEDRLTEIANQKAYIDAVLRAHHIDWTDKRLVYFGFSQGVATMCRYAAHAKLPFEQMILWAGTFPPELERADFDFCDQNVSVKYFTGSNDPFYQAGMKEDQVSKVRAALGVEAEVRGFEGVHEVKADLINAL; this comes from the coding sequence ATGATGGAGCAACGTCACATCACGTTTCAGCATACCACGCCATATGGAGTGCTCAATGAGCTCACCGAAAACACCCGGCGCATATGGTTGGTATTTCACGGCTATGGACAACTTTCCAGGTATTTCCTGCGCAAGTTTGAAGGCTTGAATCCGGAAGAGAACTACGTCATTGCGCCACAGGGTATTTCCAAGACCTATCTGGAGGGGTTTAGTGGCCGGGTGGGGGCCAGCTGGATGACTAGTGAGGACCGACTCACTGAGATTGCCAATCAGAAAGCATACATCGATGCAGTGCTCCGTGCCCACCATATTGACTGGACAGATAAACGGCTGGTTTACTTTGGGTTTTCGCAAGGGGTGGCTACCATGTGCAGGTACGCAGCACATGCCAAACTGCCCTTCGAGCAGATGATTCTCTGGGCAGGCACATTTCCTCCGGAGCTCGAGCGTGCTGATTTTGATTTTTGCGACCAGAACGTTTCGGTGAAATATTTCACGGGTTCCAATGATCCTTTTTATCAGGCAGGGATGAAAGAGGATCAGGTCAGTAAAGTTCGGGCTGCGCTCGGGGTGGAGGCAGAGGTAAGGGGGTTTGAGGGCGTGCATGAGGTGAAGGCCGACTTAATAAATGCGCTGTGA
- a CDS encoding CoA pyrophosphatase — MQALINKLRIKLNQPLPGAQAHNLMSPKLSTGNRVNFKFDRAPRKGAVLILLYEKEGEIWFPMIQRPLYDGVHSGQMALPGGRYEETDGDLKVTAMRETQEEIGVEPGQVGVIGHLSEFMVSASNHLIVPYVGFSKEIPRFIPDEVEVDEIIEAPLSQLLDKSRLKEKEIVTAHGYRLHSPYFDIQDKVVWGATAMMLSEFAAIIEDL; from the coding sequence ATGCAGGCGCTTATCAACAAACTAAGGATCAAACTCAATCAACCACTGCCCGGTGCGCAGGCACATAACCTGATGAGCCCAAAACTCTCTACCGGGAATCGGGTAAATTTCAAATTTGATAGGGCGCCCAGAAAGGGCGCGGTGTTGATCCTTTTGTATGAAAAAGAAGGTGAGATATGGTTTCCAATGATTCAGCGGCCGCTTTATGATGGGGTACACAGTGGTCAAATGGCCTTGCCTGGTGGCCGGTATGAGGAGACCGATGGTGACCTGAAAGTTACGGCGATGAGGGAGACCCAGGAGGAGATAGGAGTGGAGCCTGGACAGGTTGGCGTAATAGGACATTTGAGTGAATTTATGGTTTCGGCAAGCAATCATTTGATTGTACCTTATGTCGGTTTTTCGAAGGAGATTCCCCGATTTATACCAGACGAGGTGGAAGTGGACGAAATCATTGAAGCCCCTTTGTCGCAGCTCCTGGACAAAAGCAGGCTCAAGGAAAAGGAAATCGTAACTGCCCACGGGTACCGCCTTCATTCCCCATATTTTGATATTCAGGATAAGGTGGTATGGGGAGCCACAGCCATGATGCTAAGTGAATTTGCAGCAATAATAGAAGACCTATGA
- a CDS encoding head GIN domain-containing protein — protein sequence MKRIALTLLAALTLFFGMAQSTRNLSSFSEVTAQEGIDVFLTKGSSESARIEADGISVDKVLTDVSGGTLKIHLEGDNHRNVDVKVYVTFVDLSALKASSAASIRVEGMVQAKGDFEISCSSAGDIKVAVKADQVEVDASSSGDVDLEVYADDIDIEVSSAGEVNISGEVRNLDGSASSSGDIDGYDLVCQDADLRASSGASIKVTVNGELTARASSGASIRYQGSPKNTNSDSSSGGSVKRS from the coding sequence ATGAAAAGAATAGCCTTAACCTTGTTGGCGGCCCTGACCCTTTTTTTCGGGATGGCCCAATCCACCAGAAACCTTTCTTCTTTTTCGGAAGTAACTGCCCAGGAAGGTATTGATGTGTTTCTCACAAAAGGAAGCAGTGAATCCGCACGCATAGAAGCAGATGGTATCTCTGTGGATAAGGTGCTTACTGATGTATCCGGTGGCACCCTGAAAATTCACCTGGAAGGTGATAACCATAGAAATGTAGATGTGAAGGTATATGTCACCTTTGTAGACCTCAGCGCATTGAAAGCCTCTTCGGCAGCCTCTATCAGGGTAGAAGGGATGGTGCAGGCCAAAGGTGATTTCGAGATATCATGCAGTAGCGCTGGTGACATCAAAGTGGCTGTAAAGGCAGATCAGGTGGAGGTGGATGCCTCCAGCAGCGGAGATGTGGACCTGGAGGTATATGCAGATGATATCGACATTGAGGTGTCGAGTGCAGGAGAAGTGAACATATCAGGAGAGGTGAGAAACCTCGATGGTAGTGCGAGTAGCTCTGGAGATATTGATGGTTATGACCTTGTGTGCCAGGATGCAGACTTGAGAGCCAGCAGCGGTGCGTCCATCAAGGTGACGGTGAATGGTGAGCTAACGGCTCGTGCCAGCAGTGGTGCCAGCATCCGATATCAGGGGTCTCCCAAAAACACCAATAGCGATAGCAGCAGTGGAGGCTCGGTAAAAAGATCTTAA
- a CDS encoding acyl-CoA desaturase yields the protein MVRYNQIENAEFFAVLRVRIQHYFKSNELSIYAEDVAYAKAIVLIGAYALTYYTLLHTSAFDLYLILCVVLGMLKIFIALNIAHDAAHRAFFRNRKLNDLMLFTFDALGANGYMWKLRHVHSHHAFTNVPDHDADIKQSALVRIFPNSPLSGLHSYQHLYMPVLYGFYSLHWLLFRDFKDFINTPPNNHLTYHRKVELIRLILGKLIYFTMMILVPYQLLALEFYQVILGFMVMQMSASYTVAIALASAHVGEHAEFPEPDRTGQLPYSFLMHQLITTTDFATDSKLLTHLYGGFNHHVIHHLFPNICHIHYPPLTKILKNTCKEYGIGYNENKTLIDAINAHLQLLKSRSKNNLTVAMPEF from the coding sequence ATGGTTCGATACAATCAAATAGAAAACGCAGAATTCTTTGCAGTACTCAGAGTACGCATCCAGCATTATTTCAAAAGCAATGAGCTGTCCATTTATGCAGAAGATGTGGCATACGCCAAAGCCATTGTGCTCATCGGCGCCTATGCACTGACCTACTACACTTTACTCCATACCAGTGCTTTTGACCTATACCTCATCCTTTGTGTGGTCTTGGGTATGCTGAAGATCTTTATTGCTCTCAATATCGCCCATGATGCAGCTCATAGGGCATTTTTCCGAAACAGGAAGCTCAATGATCTGATGCTCTTCACGTTTGATGCACTGGGCGCCAATGGTTACATGTGGAAACTTCGTCATGTCCACTCACATCACGCTTTCACCAATGTTCCCGACCATGACGCTGACATCAAGCAATCGGCTCTGGTACGCATCTTCCCCAACTCCCCTCTCAGTGGACTTCACAGCTACCAGCATCTCTATATGCCGGTGTTGTATGGGTTTTACTCCCTTCACTGGCTCCTATTCAGAGACTTCAAAGACTTTATCAATACTCCGCCTAATAACCACCTAACCTACCACCGCAAGGTGGAACTGATCAGGTTAATCCTGGGCAAGCTGATTTACTTCACCATGATGATTCTGGTCCCCTACCAGCTTCTTGCCCTTGAGTTCTATCAGGTCATTCTCGGATTTATGGTCATGCAAATGTCTGCAAGCTATACAGTAGCCATTGCGCTGGCTTCTGCGCACGTAGGTGAGCATGCCGAATTTCCAGAACCTGATAGAACTGGTCAGTTACCCTACTCTTTCCTCATGCACCAGCTCATCACCACTACAGATTTTGCCACTGACAGCAAGCTGCTGACCCATTTATATGGAGGATTTAACCATCATGTGATTCACCACCTTTTCCCAAACATCTGTCATATTCATTATCCACCACTCACGAAAATCCTGAAAAACACCTGTAAGGAATATGGCATAGGCTACAATGAAAACAAAACCCTCATTGATGCCATCAATGCACACCTCCAACTATTGAAATCCAGAAGCAAAAACAATCTGACCGTTGCAATGCCCGAATTCTAA
- a CDS encoding carbohydrate porin, producing MTNLKNLLLVFCSLTSHLVVAQNSSSDLLEYEIVYSALPWANLSGGLDQGFVYMDNADVTAKLNINELFDWEESLSIFFYGLGNHGGQATDYMGDFQVASNIQAAPSWRLFEVWIQENFLNDRLSALFGLYDLNSEFDVLRPGTIFINSSFGIGAEYAQSGLNGPSIFPISSLGLRLSSSITDQWRVRLAILDGVSGNPADLKSNRIALSKEDGALIAMEHSVYLSSAVPDRINRNYTTRRKKVGRDRDIPTNDKINVGGWMYTAEFPELGDSTFYRPNWGAYIGAQKYWFYSKYDDRYLSMFVRYGVANDRINRIGSAISGGIVFAGSLSEKTDYVGLAFSTAINGKARLEHSPEDERAETALELTYSFPLRTWLTIQPDVQYIINPNTDASIKNSLAIGLLIQASLGGAW from the coding sequence ATGACTAACCTAAAAAACCTCCTGCTGGTATTTTGTAGCCTTACCAGCCACCTGGTAGTTGCTCAGAACAGTTCTTCAGATCTTCTGGAATATGAAATTGTTTATTCTGCCTTGCCCTGGGCTAATCTCAGCGGAGGATTGGATCAGGGATTTGTCTATATGGACAATGCGGATGTAACAGCCAAACTCAATATCAATGAGTTGTTTGATTGGGAGGAGAGCCTGTCTATCTTCTTTTACGGACTGGGAAATCATGGCGGTCAGGCGACCGATTATATGGGTGATTTTCAGGTTGCCAGCAATATCCAGGCTGCACCCTCCTGGAGGTTGTTTGAAGTCTGGATTCAGGAAAATTTTCTGAATGATCGGCTGTCTGCACTTTTTGGTCTATATGATCTCAACTCGGAGTTTGATGTTTTACGGCCCGGCACCATATTTATCAATAGTTCATTTGGGATAGGAGCGGAGTACGCGCAGAGTGGCCTCAATGGGCCCTCCATCTTCCCTATATCCTCTTTAGGCCTGAGGTTAAGTTCTTCCATTACCGACCAGTGGCGGGTCAGATTGGCGATTCTTGACGGAGTGTCTGGCAACCCCGCTGACCTTAAATCGAACAGAATTGCGCTCTCTAAAGAGGATGGAGCACTGATTGCCATGGAACATTCGGTTTACCTGTCATCAGCTGTTCCAGACAGGATTAATCGAAACTATACCACCAGAAGGAAAAAAGTGGGACGCGACCGGGATATCCCAACAAATGATAAAATAAATGTAGGTGGCTGGATGTATACAGCAGAATTTCCGGAGCTTGGGGATAGTACCTTTTATAGGCCCAATTGGGGAGCCTATATCGGCGCACAGAAGTATTGGTTTTACTCCAAATACGACGACAGGTACCTTTCTATGTTTGTTCGGTATGGTGTGGCTAATGATCGTATAAACCGAATTGGGTCGGCCATTTCAGGGGGGATAGTTTTTGCAGGATCATTGAGTGAGAAAACGGATTATGTTGGCCTGGCATTCTCTACAGCCATCAATGGCAAAGCACGACTTGAGCATTCACCTGAAGATGAGCGTGCAGAAACGGCATTGGAATTAACCTACTCGTTTCCATTAAGGACGTGGCTTACCATTCAGCCGGATGTGCAATACATTATCAACCCCAATACCGATGCCTCGATCAAAAACTCCCTTGCTATTGGCTTATTGATCCAGGCATCGTTAGGCGGCGCCTGGTAG
- a CDS encoding GNAT family N-acetyltransferase produces the protein MNNKIKIIEVSEPKHVERFLQLPEKVYQGDKNWIRPLDKDIEQVFDPNKNSFHSHGIITRWIAMCGDTCVGRVAAFVNFRTANSFKQPTGGMGFFECIHSQDIAFSLFDTCRDWLKEFGIGAMDGPINFGENNAWWGLVVEGYEPPLYRNNYNPSYYRDFFERYGFQTYFEQYYYNYDFKKGLSPRYYEFGRRLAQREEYHCENVDLNNIEKYADDFREVYNQGWKTHDNFKEMKAKRALSLFKTMKPVIDKDLIWFLYHNDRPIGFIIMIPELNTLLRNFRRGRFGIIQKLQLKIGLTMKMCKVAYGSVIGFIPEFQHKGLEALLFYHIHQKLVPEGKYETLKIGWAGDFNPRVVNLYQKLGFKKVQTSRTYRYLFDPSMPFERAPIIP, from the coding sequence ATGAACAACAAGATTAAGATTATTGAAGTATCAGAACCTAAACATGTTGAAAGGTTCTTACAGCTTCCCGAGAAGGTATACCAGGGAGACAAGAATTGGATCAGGCCTTTGGACAAAGACATTGAGCAGGTATTTGATCCAAATAAAAACAGTTTTCATAGCCACGGCATCATCACCCGGTGGATCGCAATGTGTGGAGACACTTGTGTTGGCAGAGTTGCGGCTTTTGTCAACTTCCGAACGGCCAACAGCTTTAAGCAACCAACCGGAGGCATGGGTTTTTTCGAATGCATTCACTCACAGGACATTGCATTCTCACTCTTTGACACCTGTAGAGATTGGCTAAAGGAGTTTGGCATTGGTGCCATGGATGGGCCAATCAATTTTGGGGAAAACAATGCATGGTGGGGTCTGGTGGTGGAAGGATATGAACCTCCCCTGTATCGTAATAATTATAACCCAAGCTACTATCGGGACTTCTTTGAGCGGTATGGCTTTCAGACCTATTTTGAGCAGTATTATTACAATTATGACTTCAAAAAAGGGCTCTCCCCCAGATACTATGAATTTGGCCGGAGACTGGCGCAGCGGGAGGAATATCACTGCGAAAATGTAGACCTGAACAACATCGAGAAATACGCCGATGATTTCAGGGAAGTCTACAATCAGGGCTGGAAAACCCATGACAACTTTAAGGAAATGAAAGCCAAACGAGCACTTTCACTTTTCAAAACCATGAAACCAGTGATCGATAAAGACCTGATATGGTTTTTGTATCACAATGATCGACCTATTGGGTTCATTATCATGATTCCCGAACTCAACACGCTTCTGAGAAACTTTAGACGAGGCAGATTCGGAATCATTCAAAAGTTGCAGCTCAAAATAGGGCTTACCATGAAAATGTGCAAAGTGGCTTACGGATCCGTTATTGGGTTTATCCCGGAGTTTCAACACAAAGGTTTGGAAGCGTTACTTTTCTACCACATCCACCAAAAGCTTGTGCCTGAAGGTAAATATGAAACATTGAAAATCGGTTGGGCCGGAGACTTTAACCCGAGAGTGGTTAACCTTTATCAAAAACTCGGATTCAAAAAAGTGCAAACTTCCAGAACCTACAGGTACCTTTTTGACCCATCAATGCCATTTGAAAGAGCTCCGATCATACCATAG
- a CDS encoding DUF819 domain-containing protein, whose product MNEPLLTNDAVIFGIIMLILGFVFTTSSSESTFWKKFYAVVPALLMCYFLPSLLGTFGIIDPGTSRLYFVASRYLLPASLVLLTISVDLKEIVKLGPKALIMFFTATVGIVLGGPFAILLFSYIAPELVSAPPPNEVWRGMTTIAGSWIGGGANQAAMKEVFEVNGELFSKMVAVDIIVGNTWLGVLLAGIGYSKYIDRKLKADASAIEAMKQKMEAFQLKNARIPTLTDLMKILMIGFICTGIAHYLSDWIAPTISEHFPFLDKYSLTSGFFWIVVIATTLGVFLSFTRAKELEGAGASKIGSVFIYILVATIGMHMDIMAVFDDPGLFLVGLTWMLFHVILLTIVAKLIKAPYFFVAVGSTANVGGAASAPVIAAAFHPALAPVGVLLAVLGYVLGTYGAYLCGLLMGAVSP is encoded by the coding sequence ATGAATGAACCCCTATTGACCAATGATGCGGTTATTTTTGGCATCATCATGCTCATCCTCGGTTTTGTCTTTACGACATCCTCGAGTGAAAGCACCTTTTGGAAGAAGTTTTATGCCGTGGTGCCCGCCCTGCTCATGTGCTATTTTTTACCCTCACTTCTGGGGACTTTCGGGATCATAGATCCGGGCACCTCGCGACTTTATTTTGTAGCGTCACGGTATCTGTTGCCGGCCTCTCTGGTCTTACTCACCATCAGTGTCGACCTGAAGGAAATTGTAAAGCTTGGCCCGAAAGCGCTGATCATGTTTTTTACGGCCACTGTGGGTATTGTGCTGGGTGGCCCTTTTGCCATCCTGCTTTTCTCCTACATAGCACCAGAGCTGGTCTCGGCTCCTCCACCCAATGAAGTATGGCGCGGCATGACCACCATTGCTGGTTCGTGGATCGGAGGTGGGGCCAATCAGGCGGCGATGAAAGAAGTATTTGAGGTAAATGGTGAGCTGTTTTCCAAAATGGTGGCAGTAGACATCATTGTTGGTAACACCTGGTTGGGTGTACTGCTGGCCGGTATCGGGTATTCTAAATACATCGATAGAAAATTGAAGGCAGACGCTTCTGCCATAGAGGCCATGAAGCAAAAAATGGAGGCTTTTCAGTTGAAAAATGCCAGAATACCTACGCTCACCGACTTGATGAAAATATTGATGATCGGGTTTATTTGTACGGGAATAGCCCATTACTTGAGTGATTGGATTGCTCCGACCATCAGTGAGCATTTTCCATTCCTTGATAAGTACAGTCTTACCTCAGGGTTCTTTTGGATCGTCGTTATCGCCACCACATTAGGGGTGTTTCTTTCCTTTACCAGGGCCAAGGAATTGGAGGGTGCCGGTGCGTCAAAAATAGGAAGCGTGTTCATTTATATTTTGGTGGCCACCATAGGCATGCACATGGACATCATGGCGGTCTTTGATGATCCGGGGTTGTTCCTGGTGGGGCTTACCTGGATGCTCTTTCATGTAATTCTGCTGACCATTGTGGCTAAGCTGATCAAGGCGCCATACTTTTTTGTGGCGGTGGGGAGTACTGCCAACGTAGGCGGTGCTGCGTCTGCTCCGGTCATAGCGGCTGCCTTTCATCCGGCATTGGCGCCAGTAGGTGTTTTGCTGGCAGTGTTGGGCTACGTGCTGGGGACTTACGGAGCATATTTGTGTGGCCTTCTGATGGGGGCAGTATCACCATGA
- a CDS encoding ABC transporter ATP-binding protein, producing the protein MIKLNEVDKYIESKYQRVFILKGINLEIQAGEFVSIMGPSGSGKSTLMNIIGMLDKPSQGEYYFLDEPVHLFSERKTSRIHKEHIGFIFQAYHLIDELTVYENIETPLLYRGVKRKERASMVAEMLDRFNMVAKKDLFPEQLSGGQQQLVGVARAIVGKPKLLLADEPTGNLHSSQGEEVMDMLKQFNKEGMTIIQVTHNEKFAEYGSRVIELEDGALKR; encoded by the coding sequence ATGATTAAGCTTAATGAAGTAGATAAATACATTGAGTCCAAATACCAGCGGGTATTCATTCTGAAAGGGATCAACCTGGAGATCCAGGCAGGAGAGTTTGTGAGCATCATGGGGCCGAGTGGCTCGGGAAAATCTACCCTCATGAACATCATCGGTATGCTGGATAAGCCGTCGCAGGGGGAGTATTACTTTCTGGATGAGCCTGTTCATCTTTTCAGTGAGCGTAAGACTTCCAGAATACACAAGGAGCATATTGGTTTCATTTTTCAGGCTTATCACCTCATAGATGAACTCACTGTGTATGAAAACATAGAGACCCCGCTGCTTTACCGTGGGGTGAAGCGCAAGGAGCGGGCTAGTATGGTGGCCGAGATGCTGGATCGGTTCAACATGGTGGCTAAAAAGGATTTGTTTCCGGAGCAGCTGTCCGGAGGCCAGCAGCAGCTGGTAGGTGTGGCCCGGGCCATCGTGGGCAAGCCCAAATTACTTTTGGCAGATGAACCCACTGGTAACCTACACTCATCTCAGGGTGAGGAGGTTATGGACATGCTCAAGCAATTCAATAAGGAAGGGATGACCATCATTCAGGTAACCCACAATGAGAAATTCGCTGAATATGGAAGTCGTGTAATCGAGCTGGAGGACGGTGCACTGAAGCGTTAA
- a CDS encoding tetratricopeptide repeat protein, with protein MGLFLLGCASEEVKRDRFFLQGNIALKAREYDKAVGFYTQALAVDKDFARAYNNRGVARIEDDHAYEAIQDYNMAILLDSSYYDAIFNRAYAYERVGRTEDALSDLMIVKKAFPDSAYVYFYEGLLHSRLRAYSASMGSFQKAMQLDPANQETLINMATLYYFQEQMDSAKALLNEVLLKYPNEASALNTLSQVYLKEENYQNALTTVNQALNIQPSEPYFLNNRGQIYLEMNELDLAAKDINRSILIDPSNAWAYRNKGIYFLKSGDPEQAIRLFQEVINRPEFVDEVYSFLGKAYLEQDQLAQACESWKQGIDNHEASSQRLWELNCR; from the coding sequence TTGGGATTATTCCTTTTGGGCTGCGCCAGTGAGGAAGTGAAGCGCGACCGATTTTTTTTGCAGGGAAACATTGCATTGAAAGCACGCGAATACGATAAGGCTGTAGGGTTTTATACTCAGGCCCTGGCCGTTGATAAGGATTTTGCCCGTGCTTACAACAACAGGGGGGTGGCCCGCATAGAGGATGATCACGCCTATGAAGCCATTCAGGATTACAACATGGCCATTTTGCTGGACTCATCTTATTATGATGCCATATTCAATAGGGCTTATGCCTATGAGCGGGTGGGCAGAACTGAGGATGCCCTCTCAGATCTGATGATTGTGAAGAAAGCATTTCCAGACTCTGCTTATGTGTATTTCTATGAGGGATTGCTTCACTCCAGGCTCAGGGCGTATTCGGCTTCCATGGGCAGCTTCCAAAAGGCTATGCAGCTAGATCCGGCCAATCAGGAGACCCTGATCAATATGGCCACGCTTTACTATTTTCAGGAGCAAATGGACAGTGCCAAAGCCCTCCTGAATGAGGTGCTGCTGAAATATCCCAATGAGGCCAGCGCGCTGAACACGCTCAGTCAGGTTTATTTAAAGGAGGAGAATTATCAAAATGCCCTGACTACCGTGAACCAGGCCCTGAATATTCAGCCCTCAGAACCCTATTTCCTGAATAACCGCGGACAGATATACCTGGAGATGAACGAGCTGGACCTGGCCGCTAAGGACATCAATAGGAGCATTCTGATCGATCCTTCCAATGCCTGGGCCTACCGGAATAAAGGAATCTACTTTTTGAAATCAGGAGATCCGGAGCAGGCCATTCGCTTGTTTCAGGAAGTGATCAACCGGCCTGAATTTGTGGATGAGGTGTATTCTTTTCTTGGAAAAGCTTACCTGGAACAAGATCAGCTAGCGCAGGCATGTGAGTCCTGGAAGCAAGGCATCGATAATCATGAGGCATCCTCTCAGAGGCTTTGGGAACTCAACTGTCGCTAG
- a CDS encoding DUF255 domain-containing protein: MKNLFVYLILILSGSIVHAQEIEWLSFEEAVAKSKEEPRKLLIDIYTDWCGWCKKMDRDAYANTHVAEYISKNFYAVKFNAEQTESIEFDGHTFKFIPQGKRGVHELAAALTNNKLSYPTTVFMDENLRIIQPIPGYMNAKSLDPILKYIGGDKFKNTKWEDFQKNYQSSL; the protein is encoded by the coding sequence ATGAAGAATCTGTTCGTTTATCTGATCCTTATCCTTTCGGGGAGCATTGTTCATGCCCAGGAGATTGAGTGGCTAAGTTTTGAGGAGGCTGTGGCCAAATCCAAAGAAGAACCTCGCAAATTGCTGATAGATATCTATACAGATTGGTGTGGATGGTGTAAGAAAATGGACCGGGATGCCTATGCAAATACTCACGTGGCAGAATACATCAGTAAGAACTTCTATGCCGTAAAGTTCAATGCTGAACAAACCGAATCCATCGAATTTGATGGCCATACTTTTAAGTTTATTCCTCAGGGCAAACGTGGAGTCCACGAACTGGCTGCGGCGTTGACCAACAACAAACTCAGCTATCCCACTACGGTTTTTATGGATGAGAATCTCAGAATCATCCAGCCAATCCCGGGGTATATGAATGCTAAATCACTGGATCCTATTTTGAAATACATCGGTGGCGACAAGTTCAAAAACACCAAATGGGAAGATTTTCAGAAGAATTATCAATCTTCTTTGTAG